In a genomic window of Flavobacteriales bacterium:
- a CDS encoding nucleoside deaminase, whose product MLVLDDEHFMRQALKEAEQAFKQDEVPIGAVIVGGGRIVARAHNLTEKLNDVTAHAEMQAITSAAEAIGGKYLTDCTVYVTVEPCPMCAAALRWAQVGRIVFGAFDEKSGYRRIGGVLLHPKTQVTGGVLEPQCADLMKAFFKKKRSL is encoded by the coding sequence ATGCTCGTCCTCGATGATGAGCACTTCATGCGCCAAGCACTGAAGGAGGCCGAGCAGGCTTTCAAGCAGGATGAGGTGCCCATCGGCGCAGTGATCGTGGGCGGCGGTCGAATCGTCGCCCGTGCGCACAACCTCACCGAGAAGCTGAACGATGTGACGGCCCATGCCGAGATGCAGGCCATCACATCCGCCGCGGAGGCCATCGGAGGCAAGTACCTCACCGATTGCACCGTGTACGTCACTGTGGAACCCTGCCCCATGTGCGCAGCCGCTCTGCGCTGGGCACAGGTTGGGCGCATCGTTTTCGGCGCCTTCGATGAGAAGAGCGGCTACCGGCGCATCGGCGGCGTGCTGCTGCATCCGAAGACGCAGGTCACGGGCGGCGTGCTCGAGCCCCAGTGCGCGGACCTGATGAAGGCCTTCTTCAAGAAGAAGCGCTCGCTCTGA
- a CDS encoding T9SS type A sorting domain-containing protein, whose translation MQKHLSICLMALAIQLAMPRQASAQTPTWSDDVACLVYSHCAPCHHDGGPAHFSLTTYVDAYWWRNEMQAATQARLMPPWPPDEEYRPLAHERLLTQDEIDIIAAWVAGGAPEGDPQNAPPPPIYSNEPVISNPDITSIMEEFAIPSSTSDLYRCFVLPIDNPTNSWITGMEVVPGNREMVHHVLVFQDATGQAEQLDAQDPAPGYTSFGGIGVTGADLIGIWVPGSEPFFTPPGMGIKLLANADIVIQVHYPATSDVEIDSTRVNIRLGTSPFMRELAIDAILSHASMTNGPLVILADQVRTFNQQYVLPLNATITAIGPHGHLICRSLKSWAVKPGGEVVPLIDIPEWDFRWQDMYFFRNPIYLPSGTVIHSQGVYDNTSANPSNPNSPPQLVTAGEATTDEMMLFFFAWTPGLPSDESIVIDDGSHIEHYLDCETTFSVGATEPSSAPIHIAPNPATEHILVSGTPGSIVRLFDATGRIALTSSISLHEAPIDVSMLKRGPYVVDVTHHDGMKQRATLVLE comes from the coding sequence ATGCAGAAGCACCTCTCCATTTGCCTGATGGCCCTTGCCATTCAGCTCGCCATGCCGCGGCAGGCAAGCGCACAAACGCCCACCTGGAGCGATGACGTGGCCTGCCTCGTGTACTCGCACTGCGCCCCCTGCCACCACGACGGAGGCCCGGCGCACTTCAGCCTCACCACCTATGTTGATGCCTACTGGTGGCGCAACGAGATGCAGGCGGCCACCCAGGCCAGGCTGATGCCGCCCTGGCCGCCGGACGAGGAGTATCGCCCATTGGCGCATGAGCGCTTGCTCACTCAGGATGAGATCGACATCATTGCGGCGTGGGTGGCCGGAGGAGCGCCCGAAGGCGACCCTCAGAATGCTCCGCCCCCGCCCATCTACTCCAACGAACCCGTGATCAGCAACCCGGACATCACGTCCATCATGGAGGAATTCGCGATCCCATCATCCACGTCCGACCTCTACCGCTGCTTCGTGCTGCCGATTGATAACCCCACCAACAGCTGGATCACCGGTATGGAGGTGGTGCCCGGCAACCGCGAGATGGTGCACCATGTGCTCGTATTCCAGGATGCCACCGGGCAGGCTGAGCAGCTTGATGCCCAGGACCCTGCTCCGGGCTACACCAGCTTCGGCGGCATCGGAGTGACCGGGGCGGACCTCATCGGCATCTGGGTGCCTGGATCGGAGCCCTTCTTCACCCCGCCGGGCATGGGCATCAAATTGCTGGCGAATGCAGACATCGTGATCCAGGTGCACTATCCGGCCACGAGCGATGTGGAGATCGACAGCACGCGCGTGAATATTCGCTTAGGCACTTCGCCATTCATGCGCGAGCTCGCCATCGATGCCATCTTGAGCCATGCGAGCATGACCAACGGCCCGCTGGTGATCCTTGCAGATCAGGTGCGCACCTTCAACCAGCAGTACGTACTTCCTTTGAACGCCACCATCACCGCAATCGGGCCGCATGGCCATTTGATCTGCCGCAGCCTCAAGAGCTGGGCGGTGAAGCCAGGCGGCGAAGTGGTGCCGCTGATCGACATCCCCGAGTGGGACTTCCGCTGGCAGGACATGTACTTCTTCCGGAATCCCATCTACCTGCCCTCCGGGACGGTGATCCACAGCCAAGGCGTATACGACAACACCAGCGCGAACCCGAGCAATCCCAACAGCCCGCCGCAGCTGGTGACGGCCGGCGAGGCCACCACCGATGAGATGATGCTCTTCTTCTTCGCTTGGACGCCGGGATTGCCAAGTGATGAGTCGATCGTGATCGATGACGGCTCGCACATCGAGCATTACCTCGATTGCGAAACGACCTTCTCCGTCGGCGCAACTGAGCCGAGCTCTGCACCGATCCACATAGCACCCAATCCGGCCACGGAGCACATCCTCGTCTCCGGTACGCCGGGCTCAATCGTCCGGCTCTTCGACGCAACAGGCCGCATCGCGCTCACCTCATCGATCAGCCTGCACGAGGCGCCCATCGATGTGTCGATGCTGAAGCGAGGACCGTACGTGGTTGATGTCACCCATCACGATGGCATGAAACAGCGCGCCACCCTGGTGCTGGAGTGA
- the recJ gene encoding single-stranded-DNA-specific exonuclease RecJ — protein MPTPTKRWRLRPEPEAKAVAGLTYERCPASAATLLAQRGIADKRMASHFFRPMLTDLHDPFLMAGMQAAVERIERALGENERIMVYGDYDVDGTTAVALVFGFLARFTGNLSFYIPDRYSEGYGVSFQGIDKAAEEGAALIIALDCGIKANDKVDYATERGIDFIICDHHLPGAELPKAVAVLDPKRPDCPYPFKELSGCGIGFKLMQGFAQRNGIPFEDLESSLDLVAISTACDIVPVTGENRILCHHGLKQINDQPRHGVRAIMGMAGVKKRLGVGDLVFAIGPRINAAGRIEHGRQAVELLLAHDEKHAAAAAALVDGNNSHRQELDRSITEEALACFTNDGWLRDAWSTVVFSKSWHKGVVGIVASRLVEKHYRPTVVLTESNGKAVGSARSVRGFDVYEAVSACSDLLEQFGGHMYAAGLTMPLENVQSFRERFDAAVRQMIKPEQRVPEEDVDLELRLDAIDDGLLRVIRHMAPYGPGNMRPVFLGRGVVDTGSARLVGEHHLKMRLTHPEDTRRSFDAIAFKQAHWIDLVKSGQPFSVLYAIEDHEWQGRVSTQLNIKDIKPGAEGVLVGEEFPVHAGMEELNR, from the coding sequence ATGCCGACCCCGACGAAGCGCTGGCGCCTGAGGCCCGAGCCCGAGGCGAAGGCCGTGGCAGGCCTCACTTATGAGCGCTGCCCGGCGAGCGCTGCAACCCTCTTGGCCCAGCGCGGCATAGCCGATAAACGGATGGCCTCGCACTTCTTCCGGCCCATGCTCACCGACCTGCACGACCCCTTCTTGATGGCCGGCATGCAAGCAGCCGTGGAACGCATCGAGCGCGCACTGGGCGAGAACGAGCGCATCATGGTCTATGGCGATTACGATGTGGATGGCACCACAGCCGTAGCACTCGTATTCGGTTTCCTCGCGCGCTTCACAGGGAACCTCAGCTTCTACATCCCCGATCGCTACTCGGAAGGGTACGGGGTCTCCTTCCAGGGCATCGATAAGGCTGCCGAAGAAGGGGCCGCGCTCATCATCGCGCTCGACTGCGGCATCAAGGCCAACGACAAAGTGGATTATGCCACTGAGCGCGGCATCGACTTCATCATCTGCGATCACCATCTGCCAGGCGCCGAATTACCGAAGGCGGTGGCCGTGCTCGACCCCAAGCGGCCCGATTGCCCCTATCCCTTCAAAGAACTGAGCGGCTGCGGCATCGGGTTCAAGCTGATGCAGGGCTTCGCGCAGCGCAACGGCATCCCCTTCGAAGACCTCGAATCGTCGCTCGACCTGGTGGCCATCAGCACGGCGTGCGACATCGTGCCGGTCACGGGCGAGAACCGGATCCTCTGCCATCACGGCTTGAAGCAGATCAACGATCAGCCGCGCCACGGCGTGCGCGCGATCATGGGCATGGCTGGCGTGAAGAAGCGCCTCGGCGTGGGCGACCTGGTCTTCGCCATCGGGCCGCGGATCAATGCCGCCGGCCGCATCGAGCACGGGCGGCAGGCCGTGGAGCTGCTGCTCGCGCACGATGAGAAGCACGCAGCAGCAGCCGCGGCGCTGGTCGATGGCAACAACAGCCACCGGCAGGAGCTGGATCGGAGCATCACGGAGGAAGCATTGGCTTGCTTCACCAACGACGGATGGCTGCGCGATGCGTGGAGCACGGTGGTGTTCAGCAAGAGCTGGCACAAGGGCGTTGTGGGCATCGTGGCATCGCGTCTGGTGGAGAAGCATTACAGGCCCACGGTGGTGCTCACCGAGAGCAACGGCAAGGCGGTAGGCAGCGCCCGAAGCGTGCGCGGCTTCGACGTGTATGAAGCCGTCAGCGCATGCAGCGACCTGTTGGAGCAATTCGGCGGGCACATGTACGCCGCCGGCCTCACCATGCCGCTGGAGAACGTTCAGTCCTTCCGCGAGCGCTTCGATGCCGCGGTGCGCCAGATGATCAAGCCGGAGCAGCGCGTACCCGAAGAGGACGTTGACCTGGAGCTGCGCCTTGACGCGATCGATGATGGGCTCCTGCGCGTGATCCGGCACATGGCCCCTTACGGACCCGGGAACATGCGGCCCGTCTTCCTCGGACGCGGCGTGGTGGATACCGGCAGCGCACGCCTCGTGGGCGAGCATCATCTGAAGATGCGCCTCACCCATCCTGAGGATACCCGCCGATCCTTCGATGCCATCGCCTTCAAGCAAGCGCACTGGATCGACCTCGTGAAGAGCGGACAACCATTCAGCGTGCTTTACGCGATCGAGGACCACGAATGGCAGGGCCGCGTGAGCACGCAGCTGAACATCAAGGACATCAAGCCGGGCGCCGAAGGGGTGCTCGTTGGAGAGGAGTTCCCGGTGCATGCCGGGATGGAGGAATTGAACCGTTGA
- a CDS encoding uridine kinase — MQRAAYLVGIAGGSGSGKTSLVRALREALPPGMSCTVSQDDYYHPKEQQAIDPNGRINFDLPTAVDLDSLAQDLRTLVSGVPILRKEYTFNTEGKEPEMIELKPAPIILVEGLFVLHHQPVRDLFDLRVFIDASEASQLERRLKRDARERGYGEADVRYQWEHHVLPAYREFLLPYRHLCDLHVVNELGFERAARVLRDHLMNAARQHEPAVQL; from the coding sequence ATGCAACGTGCGGCCTACCTGGTAGGTATTGCAGGAGGGAGCGGGTCGGGCAAGACCAGCCTGGTGCGGGCGCTGCGTGAGGCTCTGCCGCCGGGGATGAGCTGCACGGTCTCGCAAGACGATTACTACCACCCGAAGGAGCAACAGGCCATTGACCCCAATGGCCGCATCAATTTCGACCTGCCGACGGCGGTTGACCTCGACAGCCTTGCGCAGGACTTGAGAACGCTGGTTTCCGGGGTGCCCATCCTGCGGAAGGAGTACACCTTCAATACCGAAGGCAAGGAGCCGGAGATGATCGAGCTGAAGCCCGCGCCCATCATCCTCGTGGAAGGCTTGTTCGTGCTGCACCATCAGCCGGTGCGCGACCTCTTCGACCTGCGCGTGTTCATCGATGCCAGCGAGGCGAGCCAGCTCGAGCGCCGCTTGAAGCGCGATGCCCGCGAGCGCGGCTACGGCGAAGCCGATGTGCGCTATCAATGGGAGCACCATGTGCTGCCGGCCTATCGCGAGTTCCTGCTGCCCTATCGGCACCTCTGCGATCTGCACGTGGTGAACGAGTTGGGCTTCGAGCGGGCCGCGCGGGTGCTTCGCGATCACTTGATGAATGCCGCCCGCCAGCACGAGCCGGCGGTTCAGCTCTGA
- the nadD gene encoding nicotinate (nicotinamide) nucleotide adenylyltransferase, with protein sequence MKVGLLFGTFDPPHRAHVAVAEHMLRTQGLDQVWLVVTPLNPFKRHQPISADHHRVAMSRLAIEGRTGIAVCDFELGQPTPSYTVDTLRAMREHWPEHRFVLIIGSDNLASLSRWKDPEGILAHHHLLVYPRPGADLHQAMSAFHEHPRIMALHGAPVMDTSSTRMREELSAGRIPVGTLAPAVLDYIREHRLYQS encoded by the coding sequence ATGAAGGTCGGACTGCTCTTCGGCACATTCGACCCGCCGCACAGGGCGCATGTCGCCGTGGCCGAGCACATGCTCCGCACCCAGGGCCTCGACCAGGTGTGGCTGGTGGTTACCCCGCTCAATCCTTTCAAGCGGCACCAGCCGATCAGTGCCGATCACCATCGCGTAGCCATGTCGCGGCTGGCCATCGAAGGACGCACCGGCATCGCGGTATGCGATTTCGAGCTGGGCCAACCGACGCCGAGCTATACGGTGGACACCCTGAGGGCCATGCGCGAGCATTGGCCCGAGCATCGGTTCGTGCTGATCATCGGGAGCGACAACCTCGCGAGCCTGAGCCGCTGGAAGGACCCTGAGGGAATCCTCGCGCACCACCACCTGCTCGTGTACCCCCGGCCTGGCGCCGACCTGCACCAAGCCATGTCGGCATTCCATGAGCATCCGCGAATCATGGCACTGCACGGCGCGCCGGTGATGGATACCTCATCGACCCGGATGCGCGAGGAGCTCTCGGCGGGCCGGATCCCGGTGGGCACCTTGGCCCCGGCCGTGCTCGACTACATCCGCGAGCACCGCTTGTATCAGAGCTGA
- the gmk gene encoding guanylate kinase: MKGKAIIVSAPSGAGKTTIVRHLMDRGLGLAFSVSATTRPMRASERDGHDYWFLSEEEFKRRIAANEFVEWEEVYPGRYYGTLRDEVLRIQGEGRHPVFDVDVEGGLNLKKEFGEDALALFIAPPSLQALEHRLSARGTETPESLAKRVGKAAHELTYATRFDRTVVNDDLIGACAEAEALVRDFLSR; encoded by the coding sequence ATGAAGGGCAAGGCCATCATCGTATCGGCCCCTTCGGGCGCTGGCAAGACCACCATCGTTCGGCACCTGATGGATCGCGGGCTGGGCCTTGCCTTCAGCGTGAGCGCCACCACGCGGCCCATGCGCGCCAGCGAGCGCGACGGCCACGATTACTGGTTCCTTTCAGAAGAGGAATTCAAGCGCCGCATCGCCGCCAACGAATTCGTGGAATGGGAAGAGGTGTACCCCGGCCGATACTATGGCACCCTGCGCGATGAGGTGCTGAGGATCCAGGGCGAAGGCCGGCATCCGGTGTTCGATGTGGATGTGGAGGGCGGGCTCAACCTGAAGAAGGAATTCGGTGAGGATGCGCTGGCGCTGTTCATCGCGCCCCCATCGTTGCAAGCCTTGGAGCATCGCTTGAGTGCCCGCGGCACGGAAACGCCGGAGAGCCTCGCGAAACGCGTGGGCAAAGCCGCGCACGAACTCACCTACGCGACGCGCTTCGACCGCACCGTGGTGAACGACGACCTCATCGGTGCCTGCGCCGAAGCCGAGGCGCTGGTGCGCGATTTCCTTTCCCGATGA
- a CDS encoding YicC family protein, with the protein MLLSMTGFGRAEGVVKDRKVTVEIRALNSKQLDLLLKLPSIYRDREQELRQALGEELVRGKVDVFVSAESLHATKHTSFDRELIAAYYAELKAIRDEAAPEVSTDLFAQVLRLPDVSTTTSDRADDEEWSGVRALVADALRSFKAFRANEGAKLETELKQRAQGIASLLDQVAALDAGRQDRTRERLRGKLADLKAEVDESRFEQELIYYLEKLDITEEKVRLSAHCGHFAETLALTEPQGRKLGFIAQEMGREINTIGSKANDASMQHLVVRMKDELEKVKEQLLNVL; encoded by the coding sequence ATGCTCTTATCCATGACCGGCTTCGGCCGCGCCGAGGGCGTGGTGAAGGACCGCAAGGTCACCGTCGAGATCCGCGCGCTCAACAGCAAGCAGCTCGACCTCTTGCTGAAGCTGCCCAGCATCTACCGCGATCGTGAGCAGGAGCTGCGGCAAGCGCTGGGCGAAGAGCTCGTGCGCGGCAAAGTGGATGTGTTCGTGAGCGCCGAATCGCTGCACGCCACCAAGCACACCAGCTTCGACCGCGAGCTGATAGCAGCTTATTATGCCGAGCTGAAGGCCATCCGAGACGAGGCCGCGCCGGAAGTCAGCACCGACCTCTTCGCGCAAGTGCTGCGCCTGCCCGATGTGAGCACCACCACCAGCGACCGCGCCGACGACGAGGAATGGTCCGGCGTGCGCGCGCTCGTGGCTGACGCGCTCCGTTCCTTCAAGGCCTTCCGCGCCAACGAGGGCGCCAAGCTCGAAACGGAACTGAAGCAGCGCGCACAAGGCATCGCATCGCTGCTCGATCAAGTGGCCGCGCTCGATGCCGGCCGCCAGGACCGCACGCGCGAGCGCCTGCGCGGCAAGCTCGCCGACCTGAAGGCCGAAGTGGACGAGTCGCGCTTCGAGCAGGAGCTGATCTACTACCTGGAGAAGCTCGACATCACCGAGGAGAAGGTGCGCCTGAGCGCGCATTGCGGTCACTTCGCCGAGACGCTCGCGCTGACGGAGCCGCAAGGCCGCAAGCTCGGCTTCATCGCGCAGGAGATGGGCCGCGAGATCAACACCATCGGCTCCAAGGCCAATGATGCCTCCATGCAGCACCTGGTGGTGCGCATGAAGGACGAACTGGAAAAGGTGAAGGAGCAATTGCTCAACGTGCTCTGA
- a CDS encoding DMT family transporter — protein MDRRSRAHLALFAVNAIYGINYVVAKGLMPAVIGASGFILLRVIGAALLFWLLRALRPERVAWSDAGRLLLCAVFGVALNQLMFFHGLMRTSPINASIIMVATPILVLVLSGVLIGERITRTKLLGVLLGAAGALALILLKPTGMASGATMLGDAFILINAISYGLYLVLVKPLMRTYSAVTVMSWCFLIGLVIVLPFGLGEFDEVAWSSLSAPVILAMAFVVVMVTFVAYLLNTWALGVVSPSVVGIYVYMQPVLAAAITWLFMRIGPERIGIPGSYDASIGWQQGLCAALIFTGVHLVSRADRVK, from the coding sequence ATGGACCGCCGATCGCGCGCCCACCTCGCCCTCTTCGCGGTGAATGCCATTTATGGCATCAACTACGTCGTGGCCAAAGGGCTGATGCCGGCGGTGATCGGCGCCAGCGGCTTCATCCTGCTGCGCGTGATCGGGGCCGCGCTGCTCTTCTGGCTGTTGCGCGCGCTGCGGCCGGAGCGCGTGGCCTGGTCCGATGCGGGGCGCCTGCTCCTATGCGCGGTGTTCGGCGTGGCGCTCAATCAGCTCATGTTCTTCCACGGCCTCATGCGCACCTCGCCGATCAACGCGAGCATCATCATGGTGGCCACGCCCATCCTGGTGCTGGTGCTCTCCGGCGTGCTCATCGGCGAGCGCATCACGCGGACGAAGCTGCTCGGCGTGCTGCTCGGCGCTGCGGGTGCGCTCGCGCTGATCCTGCTGAAGCCGACGGGCATGGCTTCAGGAGCCACCATGCTGGGCGACGCATTCATCCTGATCAACGCCATCAGCTACGGCCTCTACCTCGTCCTGGTGAAGCCGCTCATGCGCACGTACTCGGCCGTGACGGTGATGTCGTGGTGCTTTTTGATCGGGTTGGTGATCGTGCTGCCATTCGGCTTGGGCGAGTTCGATGAAGTGGCCTGGTCGTCGCTCAGCGCTCCCGTGATCCTGGCCATGGCCTTCGTGGTGGTCATGGTCACCTTCGTGGCCTACCTGCTGAACACTTGGGCACTGGGGGTGGTGAGCCCGAGCGTGGTGGGCATCTATGTGTACATGCAGCCGGTGCTCGCGGCGGCGATCACCTGGCTCTTCATGCGCATCGGCCCAGAGCGCATAGGCATCCCGGGTTCATATGACGCCTCCATCGGTTGGCAGCAGGGCCTTTGCGCAGCGCTGATCTTCACGGGCGTTCATCTGGTGAGCCGCGCGGATCGGGTGAAGTAG
- a CDS encoding flippase-like domain-containing protein: MERSAQAAEQDFRSTFRLRRVLIPILIGIVAAGWLLWRDLAKERYERIGEGSGDHTWHDANGNGIVDVADPAEFTEVGSGLGDYRRMTARETLGSINWTWHSTGWILIALVATAFRDLGYIYRIRVLSDGHLSWRQSFNVTFLWEFASALTPSVVGGSGVAMFIIGREGIALGRATAIVLVTALMDELFYVIMVPMVFLAVGMDHLFPDSLDHAFWGLPVRTIFWAGYGFILLLVAIIFYSVFFRPRAFKWLLLRVFKLPFLRRWRPQVVKVGEDIEVTGLELRGKPKRFWAKAFGATCFSWASRFLVINLITAAFFAVDDHLLLYARQLIMWVILLISPTPGGSGIAEIAFAGFFRDLLPTVGFLGAIAILWRLLSYYIYLFMGMVILPRWWRKTASKG, translated from the coding sequence ATGGAGCGCAGCGCGCAGGCAGCCGAACAGGATTTCCGCAGCACCTTCCGGCTGCGCCGCGTGCTCATCCCCATCCTCATCGGCATCGTGGCGGCGGGCTGGCTCCTTTGGCGCGATCTGGCCAAGGAGCGCTACGAGCGCATCGGCGAAGGATCGGGAGATCACACCTGGCACGACGCCAACGGCAATGGCATCGTGGACGTGGCCGACCCTGCAGAGTTCACCGAGGTGGGCAGTGGTCTGGGCGACTACCGGCGCATGACCGCCCGCGAAACGCTCGGCAGCATCAACTGGACCTGGCACAGCACCGGCTGGATCTTGATCGCGCTAGTGGCCACGGCCTTCCGCGACCTCGGCTACATCTACCGCATCCGCGTGCTCAGCGATGGCCACTTGAGCTGGAGGCAGAGCTTCAATGTCACCTTCCTCTGGGAATTCGCGTCGGCGCTCACGCCTTCTGTGGTGGGAGGCAGCGGCGTGGCCATGTTCATCATCGGGCGTGAAGGCATCGCGCTGGGCCGGGCGACGGCCATCGTGCTGGTCACCGCCCTGATGGATGAGCTGTTCTATGTGATCATGGTCCCAATGGTCTTCCTCGCTGTGGGCATGGATCATCTCTTCCCGGATTCGCTCGACCACGCCTTTTGGGGATTGCCGGTGCGCACCATCTTCTGGGCGGGCTACGGATTCATCCTCCTGCTGGTGGCCATCATCTTCTACAGTGTCTTCTTCCGGCCCCGCGCATTCAAATGGCTCTTGCTGCGCGTGTTCAAGCTGCCCTTCCTGCGCCGTTGGCGGCCGCAGGTGGTGAAGGTGGGCGAGGATATCGAGGTCACGGGCCTCGAATTGCGCGGCAAGCCCAAACGCTTCTGGGCGAAGGCTTTCGGTGCCACCTGCTTCTCGTGGGCCAGCCGCTTCCTGGTCATCAACCTCATCACAGCGGCCTTCTTCGCCGTGGATGACCACCTGCTCCTGTACGCACGACAGTTGATCATGTGGGTGATCCTGCTCATCAGTCCCACTCCGGGGGGCAGCGGCATCGCCGAGATCGCTTTCGCGGGCTTTTTCCGCGACCTGCTTCCTACGGTTGGCTTCCTCGGTGCCATCGCCATCCTGTGGCGGTTGCTCAGCTATTATATCTACCTCTTCATGGGCATGGTGATCCTTCCGCGCTGGTGGCGGAAGACGGCATCCAAGGGATAG
- the purQ gene encoding phosphoribosylformylglycinamidine synthase subunit PurQ: MKFGVVTFPGSNCDEDMIHVLEKHFQQPVERLWHKEHDLKGVDMVVLPGGFSYGDYLRSGAIARFSPIMQEVAAHAKKGGLVFGVCNGFQVLCEAGLVPGALLHNAGQKFISKNVFIRRGTGDTALTNAVPDKALRIPIAHGEGRYHADADTLKALKDSDRILFRYCDEQGKVTEEANPNGSKDNIAGVCNKGRNVFGMMPHPERACDERLGNTDGRSLFESLLKGVMA; this comes from the coding sequence ATGAAATTCGGCGTCGTCACCTTTCCCGGGAGCAATTGTGATGAGGACATGATCCACGTGCTGGAGAAGCACTTCCAGCAGCCGGTGGAGCGCCTCTGGCACAAGGAGCACGACCTCAAGGGTGTGGACATGGTGGTGCTGCCCGGCGGCTTCAGCTATGGAGACTACCTGCGCAGCGGCGCCATCGCGCGCTTCTCGCCCATCATGCAGGAGGTGGCAGCCCACGCCAAGAAGGGCGGACTCGTTTTCGGTGTGTGCAACGGGTTCCAAGTGCTCTGTGAAGCGGGCCTCGTTCCCGGCGCTTTGCTGCACAATGCCGGACAGAAATTCATCTCGAAGAACGTCTTCATCCGTCGCGGCACGGGCGATACCGCGCTCACGAATGCGGTGCCCGACAAGGCGCTGAGGATCCCCATCGCCCACGGCGAAGGCCGCTACCACGCCGACGCCGATACGCTGAAGGCCCTGAAGGACAGCGACCGCATCCTCTTCCGCTATTGCGACGAGCAGGGCAAGGTGACCGAGGAGGCCAACCCTAACGGCAGCAAGGACAACATCGCCGGTGTGTGCAACAAGGGCCGCAATGTCTTCGGCATGATGCCGCACCCGGAGCGGGCGTGCGATGAGCGTTTGGGGAATACCGACGGGCGCAGCCTCTTCGAGTCGCTGCTGAAGGGAGTGATGGCCTGA